The window TAACTCCCTTCGTTCCCTTGGCATTAATACTTTAATTTTGATAAGCATTTAAATAAGCAATCATTACTAAACGTTGGTAGGTTGTTATATTGGGCTGGATCGCAGGTGCATGGGGAAAAACTTACTAATAATATTTGAATAGTTATTAGCAATTTCAAAAGGTGGTTTAATATTAAAAAACTGGTGGTATTCATTTCACATTGTCCCCCATGTTTGATGATTAATAAATAAGCGAACAGTTATTCCATAGTAATTAGGTGTAAGATAGTTTTTCACATCCGTTGCTAGGGTCAAAGCATGAAAACATTTTGCTCATTATTAGTGATTAAATTTCCTAGCGGTGTTGTTAAACCAATTACTCCACATAAAACTAACAAGTGTTTCATTGGGTTCCCACCTTTTAATAAAATTATTATTTTATTATTCTCTTGGTTTAATTATATCGCTGTCAAAATTAACTTCTTTTATTAATCTTAAAAATTAAAATTGTTCAAAATTATTAATAATCTTAACGCTTCGTTCCCATTAAAAAAGCAAAGTAGGAACTAACACTAAATAGCCCGAGAAAAATTAGGGTTCCAAAAATTGGTTGGTAAATTGATAAAAATGATAAATTCCGATCAATTGCAGGGACAATTAGAAAAAAACCATAACTATTAATTTCACTTTGGGTATAAAACATATACACAATTCAGGTTAGATACTTTTGCGGAATAAAATAACCAAGCACAATCGTAGCTTTACTTGTTGCATATCCTAAGTCAATAAAAAAATCACCAAAAAAAAGAAAGAGCACTAAAATTAAGATATTAATTGACTGCACTAAGTAAATATTTTTTAACGCTCCCGAAACTAATAAGGATAGGAAGAACACCACTAGAATATTTAAAATAATTCCAAAAACAACACCCATTCACTGGTCAACCGTGTGCATTTGAAATAATCAAGTTTGCACAATATGAGGATGACGAAAGGAATCTAAGAAAAATAAATAACCAATGACTAATAATATCGCCAGAAAGTTAGTTGTGAACAAAACAATCAATAAAGCACTAATAAATTGGAACCGACTAATTCCAAAATTTTTTAGTTGTTTAATAAAAACGGAATCTCGTCATTCACAGATAATATACGATACTAAAAATAATAAAAATAAACTAGGTAATAACGTAAAAGCCGTAATTAGAATATAACGACTATTTTTTAAAATATTTTGGTACCATAAAAAATAAACCAGGGTCATTAAAACAATCGGGGCAATTAACATATAAATATAAGTTCTGGTTGTTTTTAAAACAGACTTAAAAATATATTTAATACAGCGGTGAAACATTAGGTGTTGTGTTTTTATTTTCATAAGCTCCTCCTAAACATTAACAGTTACACTATACCCTGGTTGAGGTAAATTATTTTGTAAAACTGGTTTAATCATTAAGGTAATCTGGTGATTAGTACTTTGTAAGTCTTTCACAAAATAATAATTTTGCGTAGTTTCTCCAATCCGATACCACTTACCTTCATAAAGATAATAAATTGCATAATAGTCTAAATTAGTTGCTTTGGTACTTTCTCATCCAAAACGAATATTATATAACTCCATATTATTAACCATTCGGTTAATAACATATTCTGCCGTCGGATTCTTAATTTCCAAGGGAGCATTATGATTGTTATTATTAGTTGTTGGTGTTGTGATTGTAAACTGCCCAACATTAAACTTAAACTTATTGGTTTGTGGTTTAATTTGCAATCCAATTTTAGCAATCCGATTGGCAGAGCTAACATTACTTAACTTATTCAAATTTAAATCAATTTTCACTCATCCCCCGGGTAATTTTTCACTATGATCTGGGGTAATACTTTGACTAGTAGGAATCATTGATTGTTGGTCAGTAGTAGTCACCCAAAAGTTTACTGTCGCATTACTATTATTATCTGACCCATCATAATAAATAAAACTAACTTGGTGGTTATTACTAATTAAATTAGTTCCCAAAATATCCCAGTCGTATACTTTGCTGTTATCTCACTGGGCTGGTAAAACTTCACCATTTTTATTGAAGCCACTACCAATAGCAATAGAATTACCCTTTTGGTAGATTGTATCATAATCATAAAAACCACTTAACGCATTAATATTTAATGGTTTATCTCGCTGAGATTCATCATAAATTTTTCATTGGTAAGTTGGTAAAATATCGGTTAGTCTCTTATTAGTTCAGGGATAATTATTAGCAACAATCGGTTGGCCATTTTGATCACGTTCCACAAACTGGACACCACTCCCGGTTGAAAAATTGGTTTGTTTGTTTAAAACTTGGTCTTCATCAAATAAAGTTGTTTGTTCTTTGACTAAACTACCAATCCCATAACTAGATGAATTATAACCTCCATGGCCTTGATAATCATAAATTTTTTGTTCTACAAATGGATCAACCTTTCCCTTATTAGAAGCTTTAATTCGGGGATCAGAAATAAACGCTGCTCGTTGGTAAGAACCACTAGGATTTAATCCTTGATAATCATTTAAAAATCGATTCGATTGTAAACCTTCATCATTACTACTAATAAAAGTGTTGGTTCCTGAAAATTGAATTGTATTAAATAAGTTAGTAACTTGAGTAGCAAATAAATATGCGCGGATGGGATTATTAACGCCGTTGGCCTTCGCTCAATTGTAAGCATCCGTTCCAAAAGTTCCAGCGCCAGCATCTAAATAAGTTGAAAAACTAGTATATACATCTTTATTATAAGAAGGTTTTCCTCCACGTAACTGTTCTTGGTAAGCTAGCTGACGAAAATCATAAGACCCAAAATACTTTGGATTAGCGCCTTCATCAATTATTGTGTGCAAATCACTAGGATGATAATTAGGATTATCTTTTAAGAAATCAACTGTTTTATCCGGAATCTCTCCAAAATTTAATTGAATTTCAGTGGGAGTAATTTCCCCGTTTGGTTTTTGATAACCACTTGTTGTCATTTTAATTGTTTCTTGGTCATCGTAACCATGACTTCCTTTCGAAACAGTAGCATCATTACGATAATAAATTACTTTTAATTTTTTAATATTCGGATCGGTCGCAGTACCAACTTTATAATTAAATTCCTTAATAATTTCATACATCGTATTATAATCCAAAATTGAACCATTCGGAGCAGCCCCATTTGCTTCATTATTAATAAACCAACCATCAAACCCATTATATTTGGCTAAGTTAATTAAAATATCAACAATTTTATAACTACCATCACTATTCTGAGCCAAAAAATCTTTCAACATTTCTTTTGTTAATCCGTGATAGCCATCTAAAAAAACATTTCCAAAAATAGGCGTTCCGTTAACATGGGCCGCATCAATTACATCGGCAGGCGGTGGAACAATTGGTCCTTCAAACCATGATCCCGACCAGTTAACATATTCATTAATATATTGTCAATTCAAATTAGTATTTTCAAAAGGATTTTTAGTTCCCACAATTGTGTTATCAAAAGTACGGTGTTTACGCGATGAAAAACCTAATTGGTTATACTTAATATTTTCATTTTGTTCTGAGGAATTATAAGTCGCGACATATTTTCGGGGTTGCAAAGGAACAACACTGCGATTATATTTGGCATCATAGTCAGTTGCAGGGTTTCATTCTAAAATTGAATTAAGACGTAAATATTTTTGGGCTAAAGAAGTAACCCCAAAATCTTGGGCATAGTTACCATTTGGCATAAATCCTTTATTAAGAGGCACGCCAGTTACTGCTTGTTTTTTAATATTTTGGTTTCACTGAAAACCGGTACTAAATTTGGAATAATCAAGATATCGCCCCTCATGAGCAGGAGTAATATTACCAAGTGGTACTTGGTGGGGAGAATTAGCTAGCATATTATGTTGGTCAGTATTATTAAAAGCAATCCCTTCCCCATACTGATCACTAGCCCAGTCAAAGTTTGGAAGACTGCTTAGATATTGGTTCCCACTGACACTACCAATTGAACATGATGTTAATAACATTGATGGTAAGGTAATTATTGTTGCTAAACTTAAATAAATTCATAATTTTCGCATCTGATCTTATCCTTTCATTCCCCAGGTAAAATATTTGGGGGTTAAATAACTAAAAATACCAATAAGAACAACAATACCAAGGAAGGGTTCTCACACTTGGTTAAAAGCAATAAATGAGACTTGATTAAAATCTTGAATAATTTGGCTAATTCCAAGCGAGTCTAAAAATTGATAGGAAGTAAATAACATGTTAAATCAAATAAAATATTTAGTTGGACATAGATAGCCAAGAATAATAAATGGTCACATTTTATTAGTAATTGTTGGCTGTAAAATAACATCTGAAAAGATTAATAAAAATAAAGTGACAATAGTTAGGGTTGCAAATGACCAATTCCGGTTTGAAATTGCCGTAGCCATTCACACATATAATAAGGTTAAGAAAAAAGTTAACATTATCATCCCCATGATATAAAGTAACCAAATAAATGGTCTAATATTAGAAAGCAATGGTAAGTGGAAATTAAAAATTGGAACTAGCGAATAAATATTATATAAAATAATATTGATTAAAACTGAGATACTAGTTAAAGCAAGGTTTAATAGAAAGACTACTATAATAATATGATATTGATGTAAATTAATTAACTTAATTTTTTTCAAAAACTGTTTTTGTCGTCACTCCACTAAATATAACCCTAAGTAAAAACTAGCAATAAAAACTGAAATTGATAAGAAGTTAATTAAAATGGGTGGTAGAATGACAAAAAAACTATAGGTATTTCATAACCACGAACATAGAATTGACAATAATCCAGAAAAAATAAAAACAAAAATGTAGGTACGCGGATTAGTAAAAATTACTTTAAAGAGTAAACTGGCTGTTTTATTAAGTTTCAAAAATGTTGGTTTACAATGGTCAATAAAATTACTCTTCATAGCCAACCTCTTTTTCAAAATATTTAATTAACATTTTCCGCAATGTCCCAAATTCTTGTAAAATAGTGTCGATATTTTGGTTTAGATAAACAAGTCCATCTTTTAAAATTATTACCCGGTCACACAGCATCTCAACTTCTTCCGGAGTATGCGAAACAATTAATAAATTAATCTTCTTTAATTGCTTTCATTCTTTGAAAAAATTGACAAGCTTAATTTGCATCTTTAAATCTAATCCGGTAATTAATTCATCTAACACTAAAATTTCTGGATCATTTAAAATTGATAAAAAACAATTAAACCGTTGCCGTTGTCCACCTGATAACGAAGCAATGTCTTTTTTTAAAATATTTTTTAATTCAAAAGCATCAATTAGCTGTTGTCCTTCCACAGTGGTTAAATAACCCTTCCCCTTATAAAATTTAATTAAATCCATCGGCGTTGTTCCCGCTGGTCAATAACCATCTTGAAATTGGATCCCGATTTTTTTATGAACTTTCTCATTATTATGGTCAATAAAATAAACATGGCCATTATTTGGTTTTAAAACCCCTGAAATAATTTCAACAAGGGTCGTTTTTCCACTCCCATTTGATCCTAAAATTGCGACTGATTCTGAATCAGCAATTTTTAAATTAATATTTTTTAAGACTTCTTTTTTGCCATAACTTTTACTAATATTCTCTAAAATAATCATCTAGTTGTCGCTCCTATTAACATCTTACTAGTTCAAAAATAATTCATAATATATGGTATTAATTAGTTTATTCATAACGGGATCTAACTTTAATAACGGCTTTACCTTTGCCGCCGCTTCATCAGGACCTTCACTTC is drawn from Spiroplasma mirum ATCC 29335 and contains these coding sequences:
- a CDS encoding endo-beta-N-acetylglucosaminidase produces the protein MRKLWIYLSLATIITLPSMLLTSCSIGSVSGNQYLSSLPNFDWASDQYGEGIAFNNTDQHNMLANSPHQVPLGNITPAHEGRYLDYSKFSTGFQWNQNIKKQAVTGVPLNKGFMPNGNYAQDFGVTSLAQKYLRLNSILEWNPATDYDAKYNRSVVPLQPRKYVATYNSSEQNENIKYNQLGFSSRKHRTFDNTIVGTKNPFENTNLNWQYINEYVNWSGSWFEGPIVPPPADVIDAAHVNGTPIFGNVFLDGYHGLTKEMLKDFLAQNSDGSYKIVDILINLAKYNGFDGWFINNEANGAAPNGSILDYNTMYEIIKEFNYKVGTATDPNIKKLKVIYYRNDATVSKGSHGYDDQETIKMTTSGYQKPNGEITPTEIQLNFGEIPDKTVDFLKDNPNYHPSDLHTIIDEGANPKYFGSYDFRQLAYQEQLRGGKPSYNKDVYTSFSTYLDAGAGTFGTDAYNWAKANGVNNPIRAYLFATQVTNLFNTIQFSGTNTFISSNDEGLQSNRFLNDYQGLNPSGSYQRAAFISDPRIKASNKGKVDPFVEQKIYDYQGHGGYNSSSYGIGSLVKEQTTLFDEDQVLNKQTNFSTGSGVQFVERDQNGQPIVANNYPWTNKRLTDILPTYQWKIYDESQRDKPLNINALSGFYDYDTIYQKGNSIAIGSGFNKNGEVLPAQWDNSKVYDWDILGTNLISNNHQVSFIYYDGSDNNSNATVNFWVTTTDQQSMIPTSQSITPDHSEKLPGGWVKIDLNLNKLSNVSSANRIAKIGLQIKPQTNKFKFNVGQFTITTPTTNNNNHNAPLEIKNPTAEYVINRMVNNMELYNIRFGWESTKATNLDYYAIYYLYEGKWYRIGETTQNYYFVKDLQSTNHQITLMIKPVLQNNLPQPGYSVTVNV
- a CDS encoding ABC transporter ATP-binding protein, which encodes MIILENISKSYGKKEVLKNINLKIADSESVAILGSNGSGKTTLVEIISGVLKPNNGHVYFIDHNNEKVHKKIGIQFQDGYWPAGTTPMDLIKFYKGKGYLTTVEGQQLIDAFELKNILKKDIASLSGGQRQRFNCFLSILNDPEILVLDELITGLDLKMQIKLVNFFKEWKQLKKINLLIVSHTPEEVEMLCDRVIILKDGLVYLNQNIDTILQEFGTLRKMLIKYFEKEVGYEE